In Methanosarcina barkeri MS, a single window of DNA contains:
- a CDS encoding TrmB family transcriptional regulator: MIDFACKEFKIEDVIKCALNLTKADLKVMKYFLNEKEQWVDTDFLSKVLKLDISTIQRSVKKLHEKEILQRSQQNLDGGGYVFKYKVNSRAKIKNIIMTVVNSWAERLGQELEKWGNGV; encoded by the coding sequence ATGATAGACTTTGCCTGTAAAGAGTTCAAAATAGAAGACGTAATCAAATGCGCCCTTAACCTTACAAAGGCTGACCTTAAGGTTATGAAGTACTTTTTAAATGAGAAAGAGCAGTGGGTTGATACTGATTTTCTCTCAAAAGTCTTAAAGCTGGATATTTCCACAATCCAGCGCTCCGTCAAAAAACTGCATGAGAAAGAAATTCTGCAAAGGTCGCAGCAGAACCTGGATGGAGGAGGCTATGTTTTCAAGTATAAGGTCAACTCAAGGGCTAAAATAAAAAATATCATCATGACCGTAGTGAATTCCTGGGCTGAAAGGCTCGGACAGGAACTTGAAAAATGGGGAAACGGAGTTTGA
- a CDS encoding 4Fe-4S binding protein, with amino-acid sequence MLKITPYLGVIVLIVSIGGLWYPVLGYFLLVVFAAIFLISPFRGRWFCGNLCPRGSFVDFWVSKISRKKKIPATLRSLWIRLPIFFLLMGFMGYRISNAIGSLNAFEKIGMVFVMMCLVTTAIATLLGSYLSPRTWCSFCPMGTAQRLLGGKKYPLKLEKEKCIGCKKCEKVCPMQLKITQNATNPDCIKCGRCVDTCPKDALKF; translated from the coding sequence TTGCTTAAAATAACGCCTTACCTGGGAGTTATAGTTCTTATCGTTTCCATAGGAGGGCTCTGGTATCCAGTACTTGGGTACTTCCTGCTAGTGGTTTTTGCAGCAATTTTCCTGATTAGTCCTTTCAGAGGTAGATGGTTCTGTGGAAACCTCTGCCCTAGGGGAAGTTTTGTTGATTTCTGGGTCAGCAAGATCTCAAGGAAAAAGAAGATACCTGCCACTCTGCGTTCCCTGTGGATCCGCCTGCCAATATTTTTCCTGCTAATGGGATTTATGGGATACAGAATCTCAAACGCTATTGGAAGCCTTAATGCTTTTGAGAAAATCGGCATGGTGTTTGTGATGATGTGCCTGGTAACAACTGCAATAGCAACTCTTCTGGGCAGTTACCTGAGCCCAAGAACCTGGTGTTCCTTCTGTCCTATGGGGACAGCTCAACGCCTGCTTGGTGGTAAAAAGTATCCTCTTAAACTCGAAAAGGAAAAATGCATTGGCTGTAAAAAATGTGAGAAAGTTTGCCCCATGCAGCTGAAAATCACTCAGAATGCTACAAACCCTGACTGTATTAAATGTGGGCGTTGTGTGGATACCTGTCCTAAAGATGCCCTGAAATTTTGA
- a CDS encoding FAD-binding and (Fe-S)-binding domain-containing protein — MTSRVAELSEAQKKEISELFGEYINLDKRERHYYNHDIGALPPLVKKVIGNTDPAAVVKIRTEEDAVKLLKFANRHKIPVVPRAGASSGYGGVIPTKGGIVADVTPLNKIINVDTEGQKAVVQSGIIWEKLERKLKEKGLSLQAIPSSAPSSTVGGWLSQSGAGYGSYEFGWGHKSMEKARVVLPTGEIREFSGPELKKLIGTMGTIGIITEITLKVQKFEERKAVSASFPSASALKNAVEDIKRKNIPLWSISFLNPEWADMKNKAPRKLHYEEVVDKDRPMLPVSYVSTFMYPASRDVSGLKEAIEGAGGTILPEEIAKYETEEWFKSMKVKRLGPSFIPAEVLVPLEKMDKAFEEMGKKIKLPVLTEGMVINDGYVVLLCFMRHSERSVLFNTAFALSLSILKIAEDNGGRAYSSGIFFASKRKSVFGERLAEIEALRKEIDPNGIMNPETLEGKGLLNTAVSMGSAFEPFARIVGNMSGIGKVSFKDEKEIPAEVAELAYSCSQCGYCVSECDQYYGRGWESQSPRGKWFFIKEYLAGREKLDQRQTNTFLGCTTCQMCDSRCELDMPIEDAWMTMRKKLVIEEKKMTFPPFEIMAASLLKERNIWANYRKDRDKWIPEDIRAKMKDKADYAYFAGCTASFVEKDVAVGAVRMLDDAGVEFTGLFDKESCCGIPMLVAGRWDVFEKTMRMNIANMKKRGVKTVITSCPACWLMWHTVYPQWAKKLGIEYGLEAKHYSEVLADRLDVLKPKFKQPLDKVVTWHDSCHIGRAGGKVYEPPRELLKAIPGIKFRELEYNRERAHCCGSVVSLIAEPPVAYKLGDMRLQEALDVKADIVAALCPCCVFQFRVAAKENNLDIEIQDLGALVARSLGYNLPDSTAYTLESWAPFEKMIALMQPENMANLMVELMPQMMAAMPASLQAMMKMVKYVPGMDALMKPMMPIMMPKLMPSVMPKVMPDMLKAVEKKVPMPDYMREQLPVLMPKAMDNLMPNMLPELIPLLTPRMIEYIKTH, encoded by the coding sequence ATGACAAGTCGTGTAGCGGAACTTTCAGAAGCTCAAAAAAAAGAAATCTCCGAACTCTTTGGGGAATATATCAATCTTGACAAACGCGAACGCCATTATTACAACCACGATATCGGAGCTTTACCCCCACTTGTTAAGAAGGTAATTGGGAATACCGACCCTGCAGCTGTCGTAAAAATCCGGACTGAGGAAGACGCAGTAAAGCTCCTTAAATTCGCAAACAGACATAAGATTCCGGTTGTACCCCGCGCAGGAGCCTCTTCCGGATACGGAGGAGTGATCCCAACAAAGGGAGGAATCGTTGCCGATGTTACACCACTGAATAAGATCATAAACGTCGATACCGAAGGGCAGAAAGCAGTTGTGCAAAGCGGTATAATCTGGGAAAAGCTTGAAAGGAAACTAAAAGAAAAGGGACTGTCATTACAAGCAATTCCTTCAAGTGCTCCTTCTTCGACAGTTGGAGGATGGTTGTCCCAGAGCGGAGCCGGTTACGGAAGTTATGAGTTTGGCTGGGGCCACAAGAGCATGGAAAAAGCCAGAGTTGTGCTTCCCACAGGAGAAATCCGGGAGTTTTCAGGTCCTGAACTGAAAAAGTTAATCGGGACAATGGGAACTATAGGCATCATTACCGAGATTACCCTGAAAGTCCAGAAATTCGAAGAAAGAAAGGCTGTTTCTGCCAGTTTCCCAAGTGCTTCAGCCCTGAAAAACGCAGTCGAAGATATAAAAAGAAAAAATATTCCTCTCTGGTCAATTTCCTTCCTGAACCCTGAATGGGCGGATATGAAGAATAAAGCGCCCAGGAAACTCCACTATGAAGAAGTAGTGGATAAAGACAGACCAATGTTACCGGTCTCTTACGTTTCAACTTTCATGTACCCTGCCTCGAGAGACGTCTCCGGCCTGAAAGAAGCAATCGAAGGTGCAGGCGGGACAATTCTTCCGGAAGAAATTGCAAAATACGAGACCGAGGAATGGTTCAAGTCCATGAAAGTAAAGAGACTGGGGCCTTCGTTTATCCCGGCAGAAGTCCTGGTGCCTCTTGAGAAAATGGACAAAGCTTTTGAAGAAATGGGGAAGAAAATCAAATTGCCTGTGCTTACCGAAGGCATGGTTATAAACGATGGGTACGTGGTCCTCCTCTGTTTCATGCGCCATTCAGAGCGCTCCGTGCTCTTTAATACAGCTTTTGCTCTTTCTCTGAGCATTTTGAAGATTGCAGAAGATAATGGCGGAAGAGCTTATTCATCAGGGATTTTCTTCGCTTCAAAGAGAAAAAGTGTCTTTGGGGAAAGGCTTGCTGAAATCGAGGCCCTGAGAAAGGAAATTGATCCAAACGGTATCATGAACCCTGAAACCCTGGAGGGAAAAGGACTCCTGAACACTGCCGTATCAATGGGCTCTGCCTTTGAACCTTTTGCCAGAATAGTCGGAAACATGTCAGGAATTGGGAAGGTTTCTTTCAAAGACGAGAAAGAGATCCCCGCAGAAGTCGCAGAACTTGCCTATTCCTGCTCTCAGTGCGGGTACTGTGTGAGCGAGTGCGACCAGTACTACGGCAGAGGATGGGAATCACAATCACCTCGTGGAAAATGGTTCTTTATCAAGGAATACCTGGCAGGCCGGGAAAAACTTGACCAGAGACAGACAAATACCTTCCTCGGCTGTACAACCTGCCAGATGTGTGACTCCCGATGTGAGCTGGATATGCCGATCGAAGATGCCTGGATGACCATGCGCAAAAAGCTGGTTATAGAAGAGAAAAAGATGACCTTCCCACCCTTTGAAATCATGGCTGCAAGCCTTCTTAAAGAGAGGAACATCTGGGCAAACTACAGAAAAGACCGGGACAAATGGATTCCGGAGGATATCAGGGCAAAGATGAAGGATAAAGCCGATTATGCCTATTTTGCGGGCTGTACGGCGTCCTTTGTTGAAAAAGATGTAGCTGTCGGGGCTGTCCGTATGCTTGATGATGCAGGTGTGGAGTTTACAGGACTCTTTGACAAAGAATCCTGCTGCGGAATTCCCATGCTCGTTGCCGGAAGGTGGGATGTTTTTGAAAAGACAATGAGAATGAACATCGCGAACATGAAAAAGAGAGGTGTAAAAACCGTAATAACTTCCTGCCCTGCCTGCTGGCTGATGTGGCATACAGTTTATCCCCAGTGGGCGAAAAAGCTGGGAATCGAATACGGGCTTGAGGCAAAACATTACTCTGAAGTGCTCGCGGATCGTCTCGATGTCCTGAAACCAAAGTTCAAACAGCCTCTGGATAAAGTGGTAACCTGGCACGATTCCTGTCACATTGGCAGGGCAGGAGGCAAAGTGTACGAGCCGCCTAGAGAACTGCTCAAAGCTATACCCGGAATAAAGTTCAGGGAACTTGAATACAACCGGGAAAGAGCTCACTGCTGTGGTTCAGTTGTAAGCCTTATTGCCGAGCCCCCTGTTGCATACAAACTGGGAGATATGAGACTCCAAGAAGCCCTTGATGTTAAAGCCGACATCGTTGCAGCGCTTTGCCCGTGTTGCGTTTTCCAGTTCCGTGTAGCAGCGAAGGAAAACAATCTTGATATCGAGATTCAGGATTTGGGTGCCCTGGTGGCAAGGAGCCTTGGGTATAACCTCCCGGACTCAACCGCCTATACTCTGGAATCCTGGGCTCCCTTTGAAAAGATGATCGCCCTCATGCAGCCTGAGAATATGGCCAATCTGATGGTTGAACTCATGCCCCAGATGATGGCAGCGATGCCAGCATCACTTCAGGCAATGATGAAGATGGTCAAATATGTGCCAGGCATGGATGCTCTGATGAAACCAATGATGCCGATCATGATGCCAAAGCTAATGCCTTCAGTCATGCCAAAAGTCATGCCTGACATGCTCAAAGCTGTAGAAAAGAAAGTTCCTATGCCTGATTACATGAGAGAGCAGCTTCCTGTCCTTATGCCGAAGGCTATGGATAACCTGATGCCAAATATGCTTCCTGAGCTGATTCCACTGCTTACTCCGCGCATGATTGAGTACATAAAAACGCATTAA
- a CDS encoding DUF2795 domain-containing protein: protein MQESATEVHNAIQKALQAFQEMKYPVTKWQLIDKAKSLNARNEVIQAIENIPDKEYHSSSDVLQEFKGIQNVMQAFRDVKFPATRSQLIEEAKKLNARSEVINVLESCSDREYTNFSDVIKECKGKGELAKPR, encoded by the coding sequence ATGCAGGAAAGTGCTACTGAAGTACATAATGCGATTCAAAAAGCTTTACAAGCTTTTCAAGAGATGAAATATCCTGTAACAAAATGGCAACTTATTGATAAAGCTAAAAGTCTTAATGCCCGTAACGAAGTAATACAAGCTATTGAAAATATTCCAGACAAGGAATACCACAGTTCTTCGGATGTCCTCCAGGAATTCAAAGGTATTCAGAATGTTATGCAAGCTTTTAGAGATGTGAAGTTCCCTGCAACAAGGAGTCAACTTATAGAGGAAGCTAAAAAACTTAATGCTCGTAGTGAAGTGATAAACGTTCTCGAGTCTTGTTCAGACCGGGAATACACAAACTTTTCCGATGTCATCAAGGAATGTAAGGGTAAAGGTGAATTGGCAAAGCCGCGGTAA
- the thsB gene encoding thermosome subunit beta gives MAAQPIFILREGSKRTHGSDAQHNNIMAAKAVAEAVRTTLGPKGMDKMLVDSMGDVVITNDGATILKEMDIEHPGAKMIVEVAKTQDAEVGDGTTTAAVLAGEFLTKAEDLLESGVHPTVIASGYRLAADQATKIIDTITVSASPEDTETLEKIAATAITGKGAEAQKEHLSKLAVKAVKSVAEISEDGKITVDIEDIKVEKRPGGSIKDSEIVDGVIVDKERVHPAMPEVVENAKILLLSVPIELKKTETKAEIKITNPDQMQLFLDQEEAMLKEIVDKVIKTGANVVFCQKGIDDLAQYYLTKAGIFGMRRVKKSDMDKLSRATGAKIITSLDEIEESDLGHAGLVEEKDVTGSRMTFVTGCKDSKATSILLRGGTEHVVEGIERALEDALRVVGVALEDQKIVVGGGSPEIELSLRLKEYAATLKGREQLAVTKFAESLEIIPSTLAENAGLDPIDMLVEMRSQHEKGNKRAGLNVYTGKIEDMFENNVVEPLRIKTQAINAATEAAIMVLRIDDVIASSSPAKVGGPGAMPPGGEMPEMM, from the coding sequence TTGGCAGCACAACCGATCTTTATTTTAAGGGAAGGCAGCAAGAGAACCCATGGTTCCGATGCCCAGCACAACAATATTATGGCCGCAAAGGCGGTTGCTGAAGCAGTAAGAACCACTCTTGGGCCCAAGGGTATGGACAAGATGCTTGTAGACTCCATGGGTGATGTTGTTATCACCAACGACGGAGCAACAATCCTCAAAGAAATGGACATCGAGCACCCAGGTGCAAAGATGATCGTAGAAGTAGCCAAGACCCAGGATGCCGAAGTAGGAGACGGAACAACCACCGCAGCCGTACTTGCAGGGGAATTCCTGACAAAGGCAGAAGACCTGCTTGAAAGCGGAGTACACCCAACAGTAATTGCAAGCGGCTACAGGCTTGCAGCAGACCAGGCTACAAAGATAATCGATACCATTACTGTAAGTGCATCTCCTGAGGATACCGAGACTCTCGAAAAGATTGCAGCCACAGCCATAACAGGAAAAGGCGCAGAGGCTCAAAAAGAACATCTCTCCAAGCTTGCAGTCAAGGCCGTTAAGTCAGTTGCTGAGATAAGCGAAGATGGAAAGATCACTGTAGACATCGAGGACATCAAGGTGGAAAAGAGACCCGGTGGAAGTATCAAGGATTCCGAAATTGTCGACGGTGTAATTGTTGATAAAGAGCGTGTCCACCCAGCTATGCCCGAAGTAGTGGAGAACGCAAAAATCCTGCTCTTAAGCGTACCAATCGAGCTCAAGAAAACCGAAACTAAGGCCGAAATAAAGATCACCAATCCTGACCAGATGCAGCTCTTCTTAGACCAGGAAGAAGCAATGCTCAAGGAAATTGTGGACAAGGTTATCAAGACAGGCGCAAACGTTGTCTTCTGTCAGAAAGGAATCGATGACCTTGCTCAGTACTACCTGACAAAAGCAGGAATCTTTGGTATGCGCAGGGTGAAGAAGAGCGACATGGATAAACTTTCCCGCGCAACAGGTGCAAAGATTATCACCAGCCTCGACGAAATTGAGGAATCCGACCTTGGCCATGCCGGACTTGTAGAGGAAAAAGACGTTACAGGCTCAAGAATGACCTTCGTTACAGGCTGCAAGGACAGCAAAGCTACCTCAATTCTTCTGCGCGGCGGAACCGAGCATGTAGTTGAAGGAATTGAGAGAGCCCTCGAAGACGCTCTCAGAGTAGTGGGCGTTGCTCTTGAAGACCAGAAGATTGTTGTGGGTGGCGGCTCTCCAGAAATTGAACTGTCCCTCAGGCTCAAGGAATACGCAGCAACCCTTAAAGGCAGGGAGCAGCTTGCTGTTACGAAATTCGCTGAGTCTCTCGAGATTATTCCCAGCACCCTCGCAGAGAACGCAGGACTTGACCCGATTGACATGCTTGTGGAAATGCGCTCCCAGCACGAGAAAGGAAACAAGCGTGCCGGACTCAATGTTTACACTGGCAAGATTGAGGACATGTTCGAAAATAACGTTGTCGAACCTCTTAGGATCAAAACCCAGGCAATCAATGCAGCCACTGAAGCCGCAATTATGGTTCTCAGAATCGATGATGTAATTGCCTCATCCAGCCCAGCCAAAGTCGGTGGCCCGGGAGCAATGCCCCCAGGCGGCGAAATGCCTGAGATGATGTAA
- a CDS encoding DUF473 domain-containing protein produces the protein MEYIALTGIADSLIEILKKHHLRTLEIRSPQNFVGVLGLNAGDNVLLTSTSLQDLTNGTQGLIAKVVQKQISVHSIVSSNDFYIEEREAMSARIQLQCRCMARVRNVISNELGKPVRVDAREISCYEAR, from the coding sequence ATGGAGTACATCGCGTTAACAGGAATTGCTGATTCTCTTATCGAGATCCTGAAAAAACACCATCTCAGGACTCTTGAGATTCGGAGTCCTCAAAACTTCGTAGGAGTACTCGGGCTCAATGCAGGGGATAATGTTCTCCTGACCTCCACCAGCCTTCAGGACCTCACGAATGGGACTCAGGGTCTCATAGCAAAGGTTGTACAGAAGCAGATTTCGGTTCATTCTATTGTCAGTTCGAATGATTTCTACATTGAAGAACGAGAAGCTATGTCAGCTCGTATCCAGCTTCAGTGCAGATGTATGGCAAGGGTAAGAAATGTTATTTCAAACGAGCTTGGGAAACCAGTCCGGGTAGATGCCAGGGAAATTTCCTGCTATGAAGCCAGATAA
- a CDS encoding proteasome assembly chaperone family protein yields the protein MSNTDYDNNDVKIITKPVQSKNPVLIEGFPGIGLVGNIASQHMIEELKMEYIGSIESRYFPSIAVLYEGLINMPVRIYESAEHNLIVVISDIPISHTVSYDVSNALVDWAESINVREIASIAGIAIMDGGQKVFGAATTPEMLNKIKEKVEVFQMGTISGISGSVMAECLLRGIPAFSLLGATRTQNPDPRAASAVIEVLNELYGLSISTVRLIEQAERIEVELQRLAEDVQTAEQKGEVKKEFPMYG from the coding sequence TTGTCAAATACAGATTATGACAACAACGACGTGAAGATTATTACCAAACCTGTGCAGTCAAAAAATCCTGTTTTGATTGAAGGGTTTCCCGGAATCGGGCTTGTGGGGAATATTGCAAGTCAACATATGATAGAAGAATTGAAAATGGAATACATTGGCTCTATTGAATCAAGGTATTTTCCCTCGATTGCAGTACTTTACGAGGGGCTTATAAATATGCCTGTAAGGATTTATGAAAGCGCGGAACATAACCTGATTGTTGTAATCTCCGATATCCCGATTAGTCACACTGTCTCCTACGATGTTAGTAATGCTCTGGTGGACTGGGCTGAGTCTATTAACGTAAGAGAAATCGCTTCCATTGCAGGCATTGCCATAATGGATGGAGGACAGAAAGTCTTTGGGGCAGCCACCACTCCGGAGATGCTGAACAAAATTAAGGAAAAAGTAGAAGTTTTCCAGATGGGAACTATCTCTGGGATTTCAGGTAGTGTGATGGCTGAATGCCTGCTACGTGGAATTCCTGCATTTAGCTTGCTTGGTGCCACCAGGACCCAGAATCCTGACCCAAGAGCTGCTTCTGCTGTTATCGAAGTTTTAAACGAGCTCTACGGGCTTTCAATAAGTACAGTTCGGCTTATAGAGCAGGCTGAACGTATAGAGGTCGAACTTCAGAGGCTTGCTGAAGATGTTCAGACTGCAGAGCAGAAAGGAGAAGTAAAGAAGGAGTTTCCAATGTACGGGTGA
- a CDS encoding pyruvate kinase alpha/beta domain-containing protein: MEKSILYFDNVGESNTDAVITAAAKRAAELHISHIVVASTSGKTALKMAEAVKGSGIKVIGISHQYGQNKKGEWEVEDEYKKKLEELGAVITTQSHIFSGVERSITKKFGGYSRVEVISDALRSLFGKGFKVAIEVAVMAADSGHIPVSDNTEIIAIGGTRHGADVALVLRPAHSGDFFSLQVREIIAMPRTKED, translated from the coding sequence ATGGAAAAATCTATTCTATATTTTGACAATGTAGGGGAGTCAAATACAGACGCCGTTATTACAGCAGCAGCTAAAAGGGCGGCAGAACTTCATATATCCCATATTGTGGTGGCAAGCACCAGCGGAAAAACCGCGCTAAAAATGGCAGAGGCTGTAAAGGGCAGCGGCATAAAAGTTATTGGAATAAGCCACCAGTATGGGCAGAATAAGAAAGGCGAATGGGAAGTAGAAGATGAATACAAAAAGAAACTTGAAGAACTTGGGGCGGTAATAACCACTCAATCACATATATTCTCAGGAGTCGAACGCTCAATCACAAAGAAATTCGGGGGATATTCCAGAGTAGAAGTAATTTCGGACGCTCTCAGATCTCTCTTTGGAAAAGGATTCAAAGTAGCCATTGAAGTCGCAGTTATGGCAGCCGATTCAGGTCATATCCCTGTTTCCGACAACACAGAGATTATAGCGATAGGAGGCACAAGGCATGGTGCAGACGTAGCACTTGTGCTCAGACCAGCCCACAGCGGGGATTTCTTCTCCCTTCAGGTTAGGGAGATTATTGCCATGCCGCGAACCAAAGAAGATTAA
- the tgtA gene encoding tRNA guanosine(15) transglycosylase TgtA — MSAIFEILDKDAGGRIGRLRTPHGTVETPTVMPVINPNIQLIPPKEMRNFGAEILITNSYIIYRKEELKSVALEKGLHGLLGFDGPIMTDSGSFQLSVYGSVEVTNEEILGFQQKIGSDIIVPLDIPTPPDVHYRRAEEELAITAERLEAARKFIQGEQLLAGPVQGSTYPELREKAASHLKDLNFEVYPLGAVVPLMEAYRYAELVDVIAASKKGLSPASPVHLFGAGHPMMFALAVAMGCDLFDSAAYALYAKDGRYITVNGTYHIEKLNYLPCSCPVCSRYTAEELKKADNREELLGKHNLYATFAEIRLVKQCIKDGKLLELVEQRCRAHPKLLDGLKKLYTHSSWLEQLDPATKGTFFYCGPESSSRPEVLRFGKRLDRFSLQGSVIIRTGPVKGEKDYDQILTFKAPFGAFPVEMEEVYPFNAEVPKFPDYESLNSALSNTLKLIDLNPEAEFTFICEEEFKHPLIEEIRKRAKLVYRKDWKKE; from the coding sequence ATGTCAGCAATATTCGAAATACTCGACAAGGATGCAGGCGGAAGGATAGGAAGACTCAGGACTCCCCATGGGACTGTTGAAACGCCTACCGTTATGCCTGTGATTAATCCAAATATCCAGCTTATTCCCCCGAAAGAAATGCGAAACTTCGGGGCAGAGATTCTGATTACTAATTCCTATATTATTTACCGCAAGGAAGAACTGAAAAGTGTCGCCCTGGAAAAAGGGCTGCATGGGCTCCTGGGCTTTGATGGACCCATTATGACGGATTCAGGTTCTTTCCAGCTTTCTGTATATGGGTCCGTCGAAGTTACGAATGAGGAAATTCTCGGGTTCCAGCAAAAGATAGGAAGTGACATTATTGTCCCACTGGACATCCCTACGCCCCCTGATGTTCACTACCGACGGGCTGAAGAGGAACTTGCAATCACAGCTGAACGCCTTGAAGCGGCACGCAAGTTTATCCAGGGCGAACAGCTTCTTGCAGGGCCAGTTCAGGGTTCAACATACCCTGAATTGAGGGAAAAAGCTGCTTCCCACCTGAAAGATCTTAATTTTGAAGTTTATCCTCTTGGAGCAGTCGTCCCGCTCATGGAAGCCTATCGTTATGCGGAACTTGTTGACGTGATTGCTGCATCTAAAAAAGGACTCTCCCCAGCTTCCCCGGTACACCTTTTCGGAGCAGGTCACCCAATGATGTTTGCCCTTGCAGTAGCCATGGGCTGTGACCTTTTTGATTCGGCAGCCTATGCTCTTTACGCCAAAGATGGGCGCTATATTACTGTGAATGGAACTTACCACATTGAAAAGCTGAACTATCTGCCCTGTTCCTGTCCGGTTTGTTCAAGATACACGGCAGAAGAATTGAAAAAAGCTGATAACCGGGAAGAACTTCTGGGAAAACACAACCTTTACGCGACTTTTGCTGAAATCCGGCTGGTAAAGCAGTGCATAAAAGACGGGAAATTGCTCGAACTTGTGGAGCAGCGCTGTCGTGCTCATCCGAAACTTCTGGATGGGCTGAAGAAGCTTTACACTCACTCTTCCTGGCTTGAACAACTTGATCCGGCTACAAAAGGCACCTTCTTCTACTGCGGACCTGAGTCCTCCTCCCGCCCTGAAGTCCTGCGTTTTGGGAAACGGCTGGATAGGTTCAGCCTGCAAGGCTCGGTAATTATTCGGACAGGGCCAGTAAAAGGAGAGAAAGATTACGACCAGATTCTTACTTTCAAAGCACCTTTTGGAGCGTTTCCTGTCGAAATGGAAGAAGTGTATCCTTTCAATGCTGAAGTTCCAAAATTTCCGGATTACGAATCACTCAATTCAGCTCTTTCGAACACTCTTAAACTGATAGACCTGAACCCAGAAGCCGAGTTTACTTTTATTTGCGAGGAGGAGTTCAAGCATCCT